The genomic DNA TGAACCTGGAATGACAGTACACTAGCTGCATTTTCGTTTGTCTGAGCTTTTTTTAAATTGGCATTTACTTGGATATGTCCATGATAATGACGTTGATGCGTGATATCCACTGGCTCAGAAAAAGTTATCTCGTCTTGTCTCTTCTGGGTACTGTTCACTCTGGACGTTAGTGCGGAGATCGAAAAGTGAAACATTGCTTccgaggcttatattaacccccgctgtgccaaactaaatgctagcctGGAAGTAAGGGGAAATAATGTAGGAATTGGGATAAACACAAGAGATGATTCGAACAGCAACATGAACCTGATATTCTTCTTGCGGAGCAGTGATACTTTTCAGATGGAACCGTTATCAGGCATAGGTGTCTGTGGCGGCCTATACAGCACAGTTTGGAACGCTGCTCGTCCAATCACCATCCAGGATCCAAGCAACCAGTTTTATAACAGTAGCTATTAGaaattataaactgtgtggttccagccctgaatgccaacgggtatgacaaaacgtatttttactgctctcatTACGTTGGTAATCGCgtagtgcctaagaacagcccttagccgtggtatattggccatataccacacctccttgggccttattgcttaagtatggTGTACATTTTCCAGACAGATTGCTCAATATCTTCACACCCAGACAATCAAATGTatacaatttcaaattatttattCTAGACAGACAAACTGaagtttttttttaagtctcTTAAAAAGACATGCCAGTGTTCAAAGTACACTATAATTTATCAGAGGACCTTAATACAGAGTAATTGGCACTTTGAGAGACATTTAAGTCCAGATCTCTCTGACAGTTTAGAGATGGAAGTAATGTATTTAGCCATTTCTCCTGGAATTGAAAAAGCTGTAAGACTTGTATTGATAGGTAATTTAGCTGATTTAGTGATCTAAGACGTCAGGTAATTGTTGTAAATGTCACACCAGCCTTCACTTTGGCTCCCTCTCCTGTCCAGCTCATGCGTTCGGCATTGCCctccttctagctgctgccgaacctactgctggcaaacgcccttcattacacacacctggttccaattacccactctatcactgtatatatactccctctgccatttgtctttgtcggtcattgtaagTGTTACTTGTtatcctgagaggaatctctcctactatttcctgagtactttatatttTTGCACTTTGGGTTCGCCCTATGCCTTTTTGattatgaagatatattttgagcacaacagTGTTTGGGTTTCGTCCTGCTTTGTTCTAGGGTGCTtaataaattcagtagttctaaacctgcgactgcctactcctctctacaccagtgacagTAAAATAACCttttaaagtttaaataaaaatgtaaacaaaaaaaatgcaattctTAGGATTTCTACTTGTGATACAATTGGATACCCATTGGATATCATTTAAACGGGGCATATGAAGCAACCtttatttgacatttaaaaaGGACACAAGTCAACAGATACAGTCAAAGTACAAAATAAGCAGATTTTGTATACCAtattaaaaggttaaaaaaaaactgacaaACCAAAGAAATACAACTGTAAACAGCACCTTAATTGACACACATGGTAAATAATAGTGACAGATCTATCGTAACTGTACAGTACATGAAGACATCCTGGGCTAGTATCACCATAATGCTTCATGGGCAGTCAGGGTCTGTGGCCCAAATTGTGTGAgacaaattgtttttgttttgtatcacaCAAATGTGGGTTTTCTGTGTACATATTGTGTGTTTGTCATTGCAAAAATTATCGGTAACAAATACTTTGTTGTCACAGGCTACACACTTCTTGTCAAGTTTCATTTCAGGCATAACCCCACTCTTAAAATCTTTTTTCAGAYCACTTTTTGGTTTTTCTGAGTTGGATGTGAATAAAGTTAGAAACACTGGGAGGAAAGTGATGCCATGAATGAGCCCAAAAAGCATTACCAAGAACATAATCTTAAAAAAAGTCCTGAAAATATGATTCTTGGAAGCAGCCAAAACCACCACACCTAAAATGGTCGAACTAGCCCCTTGTACTATGGGATAGCCCAAAGTAAAGAGAGCATCAACAACTCTTTCATTGACACTCGATTTTTTGCACGAGACAAAGGCGTAGGATATATGAGCAGAGAAGTCAACGGTGAAACCAATGCAGACAACAAGAATGATCATGGATATAGAGTCTAGATTGACGTCCCACAATGCCATGAAACCAGTGACGCCCACAATGACAGAAACGATAGAGAATGTCAcccacagagaacagagagggttTGGAATCAGTAAAAGGGCGATAATCAACATGACTGCTGTCGTGACTCCAATATTCTGGAGGGTGCCACTCACTATAACAGCATACTGGTCATAGTAGATGAATGCCGGGTGGTAAACCATCAATGGGACAACACTACAACTTTCTGCTGTTTCTTTAAGGCTGTTCACCATTTCAATTTCCATACTGGCATTGACTATATTAACAGTTTGGATGAAGAATCGAGAAGCATGGATAGCATTACTGGTGAAGTTCACATCTTGCTTAAAATCAGGGTACAAAttcagaaataaaaataaatttgcaCTGAATACAATTTCATCATCAATGTTTAAATGTGTACTTCGTGCATAGCCTTCATAGTAATCTAGCCAGGATGTATACAAATCATCCGTAATAAATTGAAGCTTCTTAAAGTCATCCATGCAGGAGTGGAGTTCAGATCGTTTGTTCTTATCCCAATATGGAAATTTCTCACTGACAATTACCATGACATTAGGACCATAAGTAGAGAAGTATTGCCTGTCATTGTCATAATACGGAATAACATAAGAGTCATCAGCCGCCAAATCACGGAGATCAATTCCTTGCTGTATTTGAAAACACCCATAGATACTTGCGGCCAAATACCCAGCATAAATAAAGATTACAATTACTTTGGTCCATGGTTTTGTCAGAAAAGGACCATAGTATTTCTTAAAGAAATGATTGATTGGTTGTTCTTTCTCTGTCCCAGTGGCTTTATCATAGTTCCCTCCCACACAACACATACTATACCCATTAGAACATTCTTTGGGATTCTCAGATGGAatctttatgcaagtcaaccagTGTCTGttgcttctttctctcctcccattCAATGCCAGGAAAGCTCCAAAGAATGTGACATTGTAAATGTAGCAAAATATAATGGCAGTGCTTGTATACAGGCAGAAATATTGTACTGACAGAAAGTCGGACATGAGTCCAATGTAAAACCCAAGGACGTCAGTCAAGGTGGTGATGGTTATAGACATGGCAGCTTCTTTGTAGGTGTGTGCCATGCGTTTCTCCACGGGGTCTTTGACATTGGTCTGCTGCCAGTTTGACACCATAATGAACATGTCATCGACACCAATTCCTGTAAAGTATACATGCTGTTGTCATCTTGTGAACAGAGTCAGTTGGAGCTTTGAAATGCATTTAACCTGACATTGAAAATTGACTTATTATTGACTCCATAAATGATCTTACCAAGTATAAGGAAAGGACAGTTTGCCACAGTAATGACAAAGGGCATTCCAATGTAAAACATCAATCCAAATGAGGACAGCACAGCCAGGCCAGCAGAGAGGACACCAATAGCAGCCACCCACACTTTGTTCCTCACATTGTCCAGCCTAAGACAAAATGGTTGTCATCCACAAACAACCAAATTTACTTGGAATGATCAACAGTTGAATGACAATTTACCATACTTTGACAGCGACTGGTcaatttggtcaacaacaacaacaaatctgcTTACCTTAGGCAAGATATGACTGAAAAGGCGATGGCAAGGGCATATGTGGCTGAGAACAATGGAATCCCGTCTGTGGTGTGTTTTTCTATCTCCTCCTGCTTCGATTGTGATGTATAGTAAGACACCTACACAATGAAATGTTCCACGGAGAAGCAactgttaaacaaaatatatttatttcaatatAGGGCCTACTTAAAAGTCAATAATCCATAAGAGCAGTATCGTAACTGTGGTATAGAAGATTCCTCTGGTTTGTAAAGGACAGAGAATGTTATATTTCAAGTGCTGTAGCCATGCCACTACTGTACTTGGTAACACTTGAGAATATGGTTACATACATTTGCATTAATTTATGTTTTAGCATGAGAAAATGATTAACAAATACATTGAAGAAGCAATGTTTTGAAAATATCGTCCATAGTTTATATTCTATTCAatttgtcatatacagtgtcttcaggaagtattcagaacccttgacttttcaaaatgttgttacgttatagctttattctaaaatttatcaaataaaacaaaatccttagcaatctacacacaataccccgaaatgacaaagtgaaaactggtttttatacatttttgcaataccgtatttacatacgttttctgaccatttgctatgagacttgaaattgagctcaggtgcattctgtttccattgatcatccttgagatgtttctacaacttgattggagtccacctgtggtaaattcaattgattagacatgatttagaaaggcacacaactgtctataaaaggtcccacagttgacaatgcatgtcagagcaaaaaccaagccatgaggtcaaaagaatTGACCGTAGTGCTCCAAGACAGagttgtgtcaaggcacagatctggggaagggtaccaaaaaatgtctgcagcattgaaggcctcATTGAAGGATTTTAAatctgtccgcccggccaaactgagcaatcgggggaaagggcctctgtcagggaggtgaccaagaacccgatggtgactctgacagagctctagagttcctctgtggagatgggagaaccttccagaaggacaaccatctctgtagcactccactaatcagacctttatggtagagtggccagacggaagccactcctcagtaaaaggcacatgacatcccgcttggaatTTGCACCAAATGCACCTAAagtactctgaccatgagaaacaagattctctggtctgatgaaaccaagattgaactctttggcctgaatgccaagtgtcatgtctgcaGAGAACCTTgcaccaaccctacggtgaagcatggtggtggcagcatcattctgtggtgatgtttttcagcggcagggactgggagactagtcaggattgcggcaaagatgaacgaagcaaagtacagaaagatccttgatgaaaacctgctccagagtgctcaggaccttagactgtggtgaaggttcaccttccaacaggacaatgaccctaagcacacagccaagaccatgcaggagtggcttcgggacaagtctctgaatgtccttgagtggcacagccagagcctggacttgaacctgatcgaacatctctggagagacctgaaaatagctgtgcagctactctccccatccaacctgacagaggttgagtggatctgcagagaagaatgggagaaactccccaaatacatgtgtgccaagtttgtagcgtcatgcccaagaagactctaaGCTGTagtcgatgccaaaggtgcttcWacaaagtactgagtaaagggtctgaatacttatgcaaatgtgatatttcaataatttttttattataaattagtAATAatgtctgtttttgctttgtctttatggggtattgtgtgtagattgatgagaaaacaataacaatgtaatcaattttagaataaggctgtaacattacaaaatgtggaaaaagtcaaagggtctgaatagtttctgaaggtactgcagctagctagcttgctgcagTTCTCCAGTMAATGTTTAGCTGCCTAGCAAAGTACATAGAGTGCTATATTTCAAGTGCTGTAGCCATGCCATTACCGTACTTGTTAATGCTTTAAAATAAGGTTACcggtacatacagtaccagtcaaaagtttggacacaccgactcgttccagggtttttctttatttttactaatttctacattataaaatgcattttatatttatattttatatttatatattgccttgatgacagctttgcagactcttggcattctctca from Salvelinus sp. IW2-2015 linkage group LG27, ASM291031v2, whole genome shotgun sequence includes the following:
- the LOC111953736 gene encoding patched domain-containing protein 3 — encoded protein: MGCQRTDCIEKPLSNLFEKFGRIVGTYPVCFFVITLIVSGILGGGFYFLKDRVDNDIERQFTPRSGPSKIARAFVKENFPNDDTEFSSQRLYEEGNYASIIMVSNDKSNILSTENLKNIIKVNNKVKDISVDVDQRELRFSHLCAKTNGHCVSNEILEIIDFNASRIEQTNITFPLYTHKSRQLFLGSAIGGVQANVKSEVKSAKAVKLFYFLESHTTRAEAWLKEFQRILSDERDNENMKVSYYTSQSKQEEIEKHTTDGIPLFSATYALAIAFSVISCLRLDNVRNKVWVAAIGVLSAGLAVLSSFGLMFYIGMPFVITVANCPFLILGIGVDDMFIMVSNWQQTNVKDPVEKRMAHTYKEAAMSITITTLTDVLGFYIGLMSDFLSVQYFCLYTSTAIIFCYIYNVTFFGAFLALNGRRERSNRHWLTCIKIPSENPKECSNGYSMCCVGGNYDKATGTEKEQPINHFFKKYYGPFLTKPWTKVIVIFIYAGYLAASIYGCFQIQQGIDLRDLAADDSYVIPYYDNDRQYFSTYGPNVMVIVSEKFPYWDKNKRSELHSCMDDFKKLQFITDDLYTSWLDYYEGYARSTHLNIDDEIVFSANLFLFLNLYPDFKQDVNFTSNAIHASRFFIQTVNIVNASMEIEMVNSLKETAESCSVVPLMVYHPAFIYYDQYAVIVSGTLQNIGVTTAVMLIIALLLIPNPLCSLWVTFSIVSVIVGVTGFMALWDVNLDSISMIILVVCIGFTVDFSAHISYAFVSCKKSSVNERVVDALFTLGYPIVQGASSTILGVVVLAASKNHIFRTFFKIMFLVMLFGLIHGITFLPVFLTLFTSNSEKPKSXLKKDFKSGVMPEMKLDKKCVACDNKVFVTDNFCNDKHTICTQKTHICVIQNKNNLSHTIWATDPDCP